A stretch of the Rosa rugosa chromosome 5, drRosRugo1.1, whole genome shotgun sequence genome encodes the following:
- the LOC133712349 gene encoding MLP-like protein 31: MSSARFGKLEVDIEIKAPAERFFEFITRKTHMLSNTSPDKVVSCELLEGDWGKEASVISWNYVLDGNARAGKELLEAVDIERNSVTYRVVDGYLLQYYKSFKRSCEATPKGKGEEEGTRVHWTLEYEKLHDKVPEPHTKLQFILDLVKDFDAHPSSQEHL, translated from the exons ATGTCGTCAGCTAGGTTCGGTAAGCTGGAGGTGGATATTGAAATCAAGGCTCCTGCTGAAAGATTCTTTGAATTCATAACGCGGAAAACACACATGTTATCGAATACCAGTCCTGATAAAGTTGTGAGTTGTGAATTGCTTGAAGGTGACTGGGGAAAAGAAGCGTCTGTCATCTCCTGGAATTATGTTCTAG ATGGGAATGCTAGAGCTGGCAAGGAGTTGCTTGAAGCCGTAGACATCGAAAGAAATTCGGTAACTTATAGAGTTGTCGATGGATACTTGCTGCAGTATTACAAGAGCTTTAAGAGAAGTTGTGAAGCCACCCCAAAaggaaaaggagaagaagagggaaCCCGTGTTCACTGGACTCTGGAATATGAGAAGCTGCATGACAAAGTTCCGGAGCCACATACCAAGCTCCAATTCATACTGGATCTCGTCAAAGATTTTGATGCTCACCCTAGCAGCCAAGAACATCTATAA